The proteins below come from a single Oncorhynchus gorbuscha isolate QuinsamMale2020 ecotype Even-year linkage group LG12, OgorEven_v1.0, whole genome shotgun sequence genomic window:
- the LOC123991636 gene encoding putative peptidyl-tRNA hydrolase PTRHD1: MAASGTAAPRCLVQYVVVRSDLVHTLSWPLGAVISQACHAATAAIHLNYNDPDTQEYLAELDSMHKVVLQALDQASLSSLSETLTEKGVAHKLWVEQPENVPTCLALKPYPKDTVHSLLRKFKLFK; the protein is encoded by the exons ATGGCGGCGTCAGGAACCGCAGCCCCACGTTGCCTTGTCCAGTATGTTGTAGTCCGTTCGGATCTGGTCCATACGTTGTCCTGGCCATTGGGAGCGGTTATATCGCAAGCCTGTCATGCTGCCACCGCCGCCATTCATCTGAACTACAACGATCCAGACACGCAGGAGTACTTGGCAGAATTGGACAGCATGCACAAAGTGGTGCTTCAG GCTCTGGACCAGGCCTCCCTGTCCAGCCTGTCTGAGACGCTGACAGAAAAGGGGGTGGCTCACAAGCTGTGGGTCGAACAGCCAGAGAACGTCCCCACCTGCCTGGCCCTGAAGCCGTACCCTAAAGACACTGTACACTCTCTGCTGCGCAAGTTTAAACTGTTCAAATGA